One part of the Athene noctua chromosome Z, bAthNoc1.hap1.1, whole genome shotgun sequence genome encodes these proteins:
- the LOC141973712 gene encoding cryptic protein-like codes for MQQPSVRGFGSLPSAQVFLEDLTGISDCRKMYWGNHVRILFTVTLVWQAARLEKGREKAYEEDVKSLNATAQKQQPKNEGTIINALSDMNQSYESRKQQNSRALVPFTGITESKKLNRHCCQNGGTCILGAFCACLKHFTGRYCEYDERQSNCGSIAHGAWVLKGCWLCRCGYGTLNCLSEVMHDNCELKSGQEAMTRLHSNGIRLQQTVFLFVCLFTILMELCCWQL; via the exons ATGCAACAGCCTTCAGTGAGGGGCTTCGGATCTCTTCCTTCTGCTCAAGTCTTCCTGGAGGATCTCACTGGTATTTCGGACTGCAGAAAAATGTACTGGGGAAATCACGTTAG aattcttTTCACTGTGACTCTAGTGTGGCAGGCTGCTCGTCTAGAAAAAG GCCGTGAAAAAGCGTATGAAGAAGATGTGAAAAGTCTCAACGCCAcagcacaaaagcagcagcccAAGAACGAAGGGACTATTATAAATGCCCTCAGTGACATGAATCAGAGTTACGAAAGCAGAAAGCAACAGAATTCCAGGGCATTGGTACCTTTCACTGGGATTACAGAGA GTAAAAAACTGAACAGACACTGCTGCCAAAATGGAGGGACTTGTATCCTAGGGGCTTTCTGTGCCTGTCTAAAGCATTTCACTGGCAGATACTGTGAATATGATGAGCGGCAAAG CAATTGTGGCAGCATTGCCCACGGCGCCTGGGTGCTGAAGGGCTGTTGGCTGTGTCGGTGCGGCTATGGTACTCTGAACTGTCTCTCAGAAGTAATGCACGATAACTGCG aattGAAATCAGGACAGGAGGCAATGACCAGACTACATTCTAATGGTATACGATTACAGCAAACCGTGTTTCTATTTGTTTGCCTGTTCACCATCCTcatggagctctgctgctggcagttGTGA